The Microplitis mediator isolate UGA2020A chromosome 8, iyMicMedi2.1, whole genome shotgun sequence genome has a window encoding:
- the LOC130673921 gene encoding uncharacterized protein LOC130673921 — MRWKEFVGNRVSAIHETVPHAHWRFTSGKLNPADCASRGLSASQLIEHTLWWTGPPWLSLSPEFWPSTVAPSPEHDLEKRPGISLSATSPPLVWDLIDLPQVKSFNKNLPKLLRITAICQRAISRFKQVPNSSLAISPINPADLEVAKLFWIRETQCAYFSSEIKAIQAGKGLHKNHVLSRLTAIVDHTGILRVRGRLQNSQLSENSKHPAILPRHSKLSDLIIADAHSRTLHGGTQLTLSHVRKTCWIIGGRAFIKSFIQRCLVCARIRGIRAQQLMAPLPTSRVTPSLVFENTGVDYAGPITLKTLQGRGAKTFKGWIAVFVCFTTSAIHLEAVSDYSAEGFLKAFRRFTSRRGICKTIRSDCGTNLKGADAILKDLFRQSSKESQELQRILANDGTKWIFNPPGAPHMGGKWEAAVKSVKHHLQRIISDTLLTFEDFSTFLAQVEAVLNSRPLSALSDDLEDISALTPGHFIRGEALTTIPEPSLCSVPEPRLSHFQRIQERFQKFWDRWSTECLQAHQSISKWQKTQDNIKVGSLVLLTDERLPPSKWPLARVIQLHLGQDGLCRVVTVKTATSTLTRPVVKLAPLPISTSRRLTRRGF; from the coding sequence ATGAGATGGAAGGAGTTTGTGGGCAATCGAGTATCAGCCATTCATGAGACTGTCCCACATGCTCATTGGAGATTTACATCCGGTAAACTCAACCCAGCTGATTGTGCTTCTCGGGGCTTAAGCGCTTCTCAACTCATTGAACACACACTATGGTGGACTGGACCACCATGGCTCTCGCTATCTCCTGAATTTTGGCCATCAACCGTAGCACCATCTCCAGAGCATGATTTGGAAAAAAGACCCGGCATTTCACTCTCAGCAACGTCACCTCCATTAGTGTGGGATCTCATCGACTTACCTCAAGTCAAATCCTTCAATAAAAATCTTCCGAAACTACTCAGAATCACAGCAATCTGTCAGCGAGCCATCTCAAGATTCAAACAAGTTCCAAACTCCAGTTTAGCCATCTCACCAATTAATCCAGCTGACTTAGAGGTTGCAAAGCTGTTTTGGATACGGGAGACTCAATGTGCATACTTCTCCTCAGAAATCAAGGCTATTCAAGCTGGAAAAGGACTTCATAAGAATCATGTTCTGTCTCGACTAACTGCAATAGTTGACCATACTGGTATATTGCGAGTTAGAGGTCGTCTCCAGAACTCTCAACTGTCCGAGAACAGCAAACACCCGGCAATATTGCCCAGACACAGCAAGCTCTCAGATCTGATCATCGCAGATGCCCACTCAAGAACTCTTCATGGTGGTACTCAATTAACTCTCTCTCACGTCAGAAAGACTTGTTGGATCATCGGTGGCAGAGCCTTCATAAAGTCATTCATTCAACGATGCCTTGTGTGCGCCAGAATACGTGGAATTCGAGCTCAACAACTCATGGCTCCACTTCCGACCTCTCGAGTCACACCTTCTCTAGTGTTTGAGAACACTGGAGTAGATTATGCCGGTCCAATCACATTAAAAACCTTACAAGGTCGAGGTGCAAAAACCTTTAAAGGCTGGATTGCAGTCTTTGTCTGTTTCACGACCTCAGCAATCCACCTAGAAGCAGTTTCAGACTACTCAGCAGAAGGCTTTCTCAAAGCTTTTAGACGTTTCACCAGTCGTCGTGGCATCTGCAAGACTATTCGAAGTGATTGCGGCACGAATTTGAAAGGTGCTGACGCCATTCTCAAAGACCTATTTCGTCAATCATCAAAGGAATCTCAAGAACTTCAACGGATTCTTGCTAATGATGGAACTAAGTGGATATTCAATCCACCTGGAGCACCTCATATGGGTGGAAAGTGGGAAGCAGCAGTTAAGTCAGTAAAGCACCATCTGCAACGAATTATCTCAGACACGCTTCTCACTTTCGAAGACTTCTCTACTTTCCTCGCTCAAGTAGAAGCGGTACTCAACTCACGACCTCTCAGTGCGCTTTCAGACGACCTAGAAGACATCTCAGCCTTAACGCCAGGACACTTCATTCGTGGAGAAGCTCTGACCACGATACCAGAACCATCTCTATGTTCTGTACCTGAACCAAGACTCTCTCATTTTCAACGCATTCAAGAacgatttcaaaaattttgggaTAGATGGTCAACGGAATGTCTTCAAGCGCATCAATCGATTTCTAAATGGCAGAAAACTCAAGACAACATCAAAGTGGGCTCATTAGTTCTCCTCACCGACGAGCGATTGCCTCCATCAAAGTGGCCTCTCGCTCGAGTCATTCAACTTCACCTTGGGCAGGATGGATTGTGCAGAGTAGTAACTGTCAAAACTGCCACCTCGACTCTTACTCGACCAGTAGTCAAACTCGCTCCACTGCCAATCTCTACATCAAGACGACTCACAAGAAGAGGATTCTAA
- the LOC130673919 gene encoding uncharacterized protein LOC130673919 yields the protein MVAVPLEAPEPSHTYYLPHHGVLREQSTSTKLRVVFNGSSKTSSQVSLNDIMHTGPKTQSDIFDVLLYIRQHKYIFITDIVKMFRQIKVHEDDWDLQRILWLDQDLTIRAYQLTTVTYGTRSAPYLACRVLKQLVADEGANYPLAVDTILKGSYVDDISGGAETLEQLKNIATQLNDLCLSACLPLDKWKSNHPQFSPPSISTQQEQPIHTFEDLTSKILGITWHPHEDIFLFQGNISFKPTITKRAILSEVAQLFDPLGLISPVIIRAKILMQQLWLEKIGWDDPLTPEIIHQWDKFREDLNTLSTIKIPRWLHLHSQTYSIQLHGFSDASQLAMAAAVYIRVT from the coding sequence ATGGTGGCTGTACCATTAGAAGCTCCAGAGCCCTCTCATACGTACTATCTCCCTCATCACGGAGTATTACGTGAGCAGAGCACCTCTACAAAGCTCAGAGTCGTTTTCAATGGATCCAGCAAGACGTCATCTCAAGTATCACTCAATGACATCATGCATACTGGTCCAAAGACTCAATCAGACATCTTTGACGTATTGCTTTACATCAGACAACACAAATACATCTTTATTACGGACATAGTAAAGATGTTCCGGCAAATAAAGGTTCATGAAGATGATTGGGACCTTCAACGCATTCTCTGGCTAGATCAAGACTTAACTATTCGAGCATATCAACTAACGACCGTAACATATGGCACAAGGTCAGCCCCATATCTTGCTTGTCGAGTACTGAAGCAATTAGTAGCTGATGAAGGCGCTAATTATCCACTTGCAGTAGATACCATCCTCAAAGGTAGTTATGTTGATGACATCTCGGGTGGTGCAGAAACCCTAGAACAACTCAAGAACATTGCTACTCAATTAAATGACTTGTGCCTCTCAGCATGCTTACCACTTGATAAGTGGAAAAGCAATCATCCTCAATTCTCACCACCAAGTATCTCAACTCAACAAGAGCAGCCCATTCATACGTTCGAAGATCTCACGTCAAAGATACTAGGTATCACATGGCATCCTCATGAAGACATTTTCTTGTTCCAAGGAAACATCTCATTCAAGCCAACAATTACCAAACGCGCCATTCTCTCAGAAGTGGCACAACTCTTTGATCCACTCGGACTCATCTCCCCAGTCATTATCAGAGCAAAAATCCTAATGCAACAACTCTGGCTGGAGAAGATTGGTTGGGACGACCCACTAACGCCTGAAATAATTCATCAATGGGATAAATTCAGAGAAGATCTCAACACTCTCTCGACAATCAAAATACCTCGGTGGTTACACTTGCACTCTCAAACCTATTCCATACAACTTCATGGGTTCTCAGATGCGTCTCAGTTAGCTATGGCAGCAGCAGTCTATATCAGAGTAACATAG